Proteins from a single region of Sesamum indicum cultivar Zhongzhi No. 13 linkage group LG5, S_indicum_v1.0, whole genome shotgun sequence:
- the LOC105161914 gene encoding growth-regulating factor 1, with product MGFGRKVDPEPGRCRRTDGKKWRCSKEAYPDSKYCERHMHRGRNRSRKPVEILSQAPTKAISNTSITKNAHPSLESHFPYPHFSNSSRPPGIAFSSQENPVGFFLESNSAYSSCSPGKDYRNSYGPGNGLKRETDEHAFFSSEPNSNPNSGTTRSISDNSSVNIDSSWQLVPLTMGSTYSSGLENRQQQQLQILTDQHNHDQNHYYNTDMLLNPDQRDHDQPKKVMHHFLDELPPKHKDSWPNPDENLSSSHRTQLSISAPPNSLHDFFMTQK from the exons ATGGGATTTGGGAGGAAAGTAGACCCTGAGCCTGGGAGGTGCAGAAGAACAGATGGAAAGAAATGGAGGTGCTCAAAAGAGGCTTATCCAGATTCCAAGTACTGCGAAAGGCACATGCACAGAGGCAGAAACCGTTCAAGAAAGCCTGTGGAAATTCTCTCACAAGCGCCAACAAAAGCAATCAGCAACACATCAATCACCAAGAACGCACACCCATCCCTGGAATCCCACTTTCCTTATCCCCATTTCTCTAATTCCTCCAGGCCTCCAGGGATTGCCTTCTCATCTCAAGAAAACCCCGTCGGGTTTTTCCTGGAATCCAATAGTGCTTACTCTTCTTGTTCACCAGGCAAAGATTACAG AAACAGCTATGGACCTGGAAATGGACTGAAACGAGAAACTGATGAACATGCATTTTTCTCATCAGAGCCTAATTCCAATCCTAATTCCGGGACCACGAGAAGTATCTCTGATAATTCCTCTGTGAACATTGATTCTTCTTGGCAACTGGTACCCCTGACAATGGGTTCAACATATTCTTCTGGCCTGGAAAACaggcagcagcagcagctccAAATCCTTACAGACCAGCATAACCATGATCAAAACCATTACTACAACACTGATATGCTTTTGAACCCTGATCAGAGGGATCATGATCAGCCCAAGAAAGTCATGCACCACTTCCTTGATGAACTCCCACCTAAACACAAAGATTCTTGGCCTAATCCAGATGAAAACCTGTCATCAAGCCACAGAACTCAGCTCTCCATATCTGCACCCCCAAACTCCCTGCATGACTTCTTCATGACCCAAAAATG a